Proteins encoded in a region of the Nicotiana tomentosiformis chromosome 9, ASM39032v3, whole genome shotgun sequence genome:
- the LOC138898859 gene encoding uncharacterized protein has translation MQITLFNSACHKLTSKYFGPYPIVEIIGSVAYKLFLSLEVKIYPTFHISLLKFFLAIPTDVVHPPVTDLASLFFPAPKSILARRMIKKGNKAVAQCLIIWTNLAADFATWETVADLHARFPSFTLENNGVVHQEN, from the coding sequence ATGCAAATTACCCTTTTTAATTCAGCATGCCACAAACTCACCTCCAAGTATTTTGGTCCATATCCCATTGTGGAAATAATTGGCTCAGTGGCTTATAAGCTATTCCTTTCTCTTGAAGTCAAGATCTACCCCACATTCCATATCTCACTACTAAAGTTTTTTCTTGCCATACCTACTGATGTTGTCCACCCTCCTGTCACTGACCTTGCTAGCCTCTTTTTCCCTGCCCCTAAGTCTATTTTGGCCAGAAGAATGATCAAGAAAGGCAATAAGGCTGTAGCTCAATGCTTGATTATATGGACAAATCTTGCTGCTGACTTTGCCACTTGGGAAACTGTTGCTGACCTACATGCAAGGTTTCCTTCATTCACCCTTGAGAATAATGGTGTGGTTCATCAAGAAAATTAG